A region of Paucidesulfovibrio longus DSM 6739 DNA encodes the following proteins:
- a CDS encoding substrate-binding periplasmic protein: MSTSANPQRASSLAAFALLLGLTLLAAGPAKAEPLRFLAEAGYAPYSFAYGDEARGIDCELFQELARRLSLDAVIELAPRDRMIDMLRNGEADGAVALGYQSELVPALLFARRQAMRSNSYDLFSHVARRVAYDGPASLAGKRIALPLGVDPGRAFGDAEAQGVFQTLRAPGESGCVRLLLMNQVDAFVGQTEASYDMLTKMGMTSTILAAKQNVGRDSSYVAVARDIRGHKPEDLVRLMELVLGDMLADGTYRKIQARYLLP; the protein is encoded by the coding sequence ATGAGCACATCCGCCAACCCGCAACGCGCATCGAGTCTGGCCGCGTTCGCCTTGCTGCTCGGCCTGACGCTGCTCGCGGCCGGACCGGCCAAGGCCGAACCCCTGCGCTTTCTGGCCGAGGCGGGCTACGCCCCCTATTCCTTCGCCTATGGCGACGAGGCGCGCGGCATCGATTGCGAACTGTTCCAGGAACTCGCGCGGCGGCTCTCCCTCGACGCGGTCATCGAACTCGCGCCCCGCGACAGGATGATCGACATGCTCAGGAACGGTGAGGCCGACGGTGCCGTGGCCCTCGGCTACCAGTCCGAACTGGTCCCCGCGCTGCTCTTCGCACGCAGGCAGGCCATGCGTTCCAACTCCTACGATCTCTTTTCCCATGTGGCCCGCCGGGTCGCCTACGACGGTCCCGCCTCCCTGGCAGGCAAGCGCATCGCCCTGCCCCTGGGCGTGGACCCCGGCCGCGCCTTTGGCGACGCCGAGGCCCAGGGCGTCTTTCAGACCCTGCGCGCGCCGGGCGAATCCGGCTGCGTCCGGCTGCTGCTCATGAACCAGGTCGACGCCTTCGTGGGCCAGACCGAAGCCAGCTACGACATGCTCACCAAAATGGGCATGACCAGCACCATCCTCGCCGCAAAGCAGAACGTGGGGCGCGACTCCAGCTATGTGGCCGTGGCCAGGGACATTCGGGGACACAAGCCCGAAGATCTCGTCCGGCTCATGGAACTGGTGCTCGGCGACATGCTCGCGGACGGAACCTACCGAAAGATCCAGGCGCGCTACCTCCTGCCCTGA
- a CDS encoding efflux RND transporter permease subunit: protein MALAQWCIKNNRTFLVAMLCIVFSGISTYMTISRLEDPEFTIRDAMVVTYFPGATPYKMESLVTEELEKAIRTIPEVEHVLSESMNGISIIRVKVFERYTDMKPIWDRLRNEIDDVAPKLPSGVVGPYVNDQFGDVFGIVAALRGDGYSYRELKEYAERIQDRLLAMPDVGKVAIHGEQDEAIYVEFSDAKLAELGVNPKLILDVLKSQNAITPGGNALVGPERIVIEATGEFNSMEDIARTTFVIPGTARNVSLADIATIRRGYEDPAATMTRFNGENCLMIAVNMAKGGNIVELGDKVAAQFKEIQADLPVGLDLDFVAYQPKFVQSAINEFMVNLLEAFAFVVIVMLLYAGLRTAVVAAMLVPMAVLMSIALMPFFNVVLQRVSIASLIIALGMLVDNGVVVSEAILVRLAAGQERMKAVVESVKGLRIPLLAASLTTIFAFLPIATAQSMVGEYCLSMFIVITLTLLSSWVLSLTFVPFCCYYFLKPKLQRQTFENVFYRLYRGFLLLGLKQRTLSVGVAVALMAVASWGFTKLPQTFFPPNERDMFIIDFWQPYGTDIGTTSQRVADLENWLLAQDETASVGSIVGSGGPRWYLALSPEQDNPNYAFMIVNTKTIEGAATLLDRTREEIAAHFPDTRADVKMLENGPPVGAPIQVRLSGPSMKTLYSLRDRVNTILESTPGVYDIWDDWGEWTKKLQVDVQQENAKRVGISTQDIGFSLNAIVNGTTPTKYREGTEDIPIVLRLKESERVGLGRIEDASVYNVNSYSRVPLSQVATVRLVWQPSDIRRRDHQRTMTVKATLSGRFASDALADIQPRIDALTQSPDWPRGYKVEYGGEQEETAKAQRSIYVGLPLAMLLIVLTLVSQFNSIRRTLIILLAIPPMIIGVTFGLHVSDAPFGFMAMLGMISLMGIIINNAIIFIDQVDIENKRGHTPQDAIVVAAQRRLRPILMTASTTVIGLIPLSLQGGEMWRPMANTLIFGLSFATFLTLGLAPVLYSIFFKAGFKGYEYDPEILNDGD from the coding sequence ATGGCCCTTGCCCAATGGTGCATCAAGAACAACCGGACATTCCTCGTGGCCATGCTCTGCATCGTCTTTTCCGGCATTTCCACCTACATGACCATCTCCCGCCTGGAAGACCCGGAATTCACCATCCGCGACGCCATGGTCGTGACCTACTTCCCCGGAGCCACGCCCTACAAGATGGAATCCCTGGTCACGGAGGAGCTGGAAAAGGCCATCCGGACCATTCCGGAAGTGGAGCACGTGCTTTCGGAATCCATGAACGGAATCTCCATCATCCGGGTCAAGGTCTTTGAACGCTACACGGACATGAAGCCCATCTGGGACCGGCTGCGCAACGAGATCGACGACGTGGCCCCGAAGCTGCCCTCCGGGGTGGTCGGCCCCTACGTCAACGACCAGTTCGGCGACGTGTTCGGCATCGTGGCCGCGCTGCGCGGCGACGGCTACAGCTACCGCGAGCTCAAGGAATACGCCGAGCGCATCCAGGACCGGCTGCTGGCCATGCCGGACGTGGGCAAGGTGGCCATCCACGGCGAGCAGGACGAAGCCATCTACGTGGAGTTCTCCGACGCCAAGCTCGCGGAACTGGGCGTGAATCCCAAGCTCATCCTCGACGTGCTCAAGTCCCAGAACGCCATCACCCCGGGAGGCAACGCCCTGGTCGGGCCGGAGCGCATCGTCATCGAGGCCACGGGCGAGTTCAACAGCATGGAGGACATCGCCCGGACCACCTTCGTCATCCCCGGAACCGCCAGAAACGTCTCCCTCGCGGACATCGCCACCATCCGGCGCGGCTATGAGGATCCGGCCGCGACCATGACCCGCTTCAACGGCGAGAACTGCCTGATGATCGCCGTGAACATGGCCAAGGGCGGCAACATCGTGGAGCTTGGAGACAAGGTCGCCGCGCAGTTCAAGGAAATCCAGGCCGACCTTCCCGTGGGGCTGGATCTCGATTTCGTGGCCTACCAGCCCAAGTTCGTGCAGAGCGCCATCAACGAGTTCATGGTCAACCTGCTGGAAGCCTTCGCCTTCGTGGTCATCGTCATGCTGCTCTACGCCGGGCTGCGCACGGCCGTGGTGGCCGCCATGCTCGTGCCCATGGCCGTGCTCATGAGCATCGCGCTGATGCCCTTCTTCAACGTCGTGCTCCAGCGCGTGTCCATCGCCTCGCTGATCATCGCGCTGGGCATGCTCGTGGACAACGGGGTCGTGGTCAGCGAGGCCATTCTCGTGCGCCTCGCCGCCGGACAGGAGCGCATGAAGGCCGTGGTCGAGTCGGTCAAGGGGCTGCGCATTCCGCTCCTGGCCGCTTCCCTGACCACGATCTTCGCCTTCCTGCCCATCGCCACAGCCCAGAGCATGGTCGGCGAATACTGCCTGTCCATGTTCATCGTCATCACGCTGACGCTGCTCAGCTCCTGGGTACTCTCCCTGACCTTCGTGCCCTTCTGCTGCTACTACTTCCTCAAGCCGAAGCTCCAGCGCCAGACCTTCGAGAACGTCTTCTACCGCCTCTATCGCGGCTTCCTGCTCCTGGGCCTGAAGCAGCGCACCCTTTCCGTGGGCGTGGCCGTGGCGCTCATGGCCGTGGCGAGCTGGGGCTTCACCAAGCTGCCGCAGACCTTCTTCCCGCCCAACGAACGGGACATGTTCATCATCGACTTCTGGCAGCCCTACGGCACGGACATCGGCACCACGTCGCAGCGCGTGGCCGACCTGGAAAACTGGCTGCTGGCCCAGGACGAGACCGCCTCGGTCGGCTCCATCGTCGGCTCCGGCGGACCGCGCTGGTATCTGGCCCTCTCCCCGGAGCAGGACAACCCCAACTACGCCTTCATGATCGTGAACACCAAGACCATCGAAGGCGCGGCCACCCTGCTGGACCGGACCCGCGAAGAGATCGCGGCCCACTTCCCGGACACCCGTGCGGACGTGAAGATGCTCGAAAACGGGCCGCCCGTGGGCGCGCCCATCCAGGTCCGGCTCTCCGGGCCGAGCATGAAGACGCTCTATTCCCTGCGCGACCGGGTCAACACGATTCTTGAATCCACTCCGGGCGTCTACGACATCTGGGACGACTGGGGGGAATGGACCAAGAAGCTCCAGGTGGACGTGCAGCAGGAGAACGCCAAGCGCGTCGGCATATCCACCCAGGACATCGGCTTCTCCCTGAACGCCATCGTCAACGGCACCACCCCCACCAAATATCGGGAGGGGACAGAAGACATCCCCATCGTGCTCCGGCTCAAGGAGTCCGAACGCGTGGGCCTGGGCCGCATCGAGGACGCCAGCGTCTACAACGTCAATTCCTATTCCAGGGTGCCCCTCTCGCAGGTCGCCACGGTACGGCTGGTCTGGCAGCCCAGCGACATCCGCCGCCGCGACCACCAGCGGACCATGACCGTCAAGGCCACGCTTTCCGGACGCTTCGCCAGCGACGCCCTGGCCGACATCCAGCCGCGCATCGACGCGCTGACCCAGAGTCCGGACTGGCCGCGGGGCTACAAGGTCGAGTACGGCGGCGAGCAGGAGGAAACCGCCAAGGCGCAGCGCTCCATCTACGTGGGCCTGCCCCTGGCCATGCTGCTCATCGTGCTGACCCTCGTCTCCCAGTTCAACTCCATCCGACGCACCCTGATCATCCTGCTGGCCATCCCGCCCATGATCATCGGCGTGACCTTCGGGCTGCACGTCTCGGACGCGCCCTTCGGGTTCATGGCCATGCTCGGCATGATCAGCCTCATGGGCATCATCATCAACAACGCCATCATCTTCATCGACCAGGTGGACATCGAGAACAAACGGGGGCACACGCCCCAGGACGCCATCGTGGTCGCGGCCCAGCGGCGGCTGCGGCCCATCCTGATGACGGCCAGCACCACGGTCATCGGCCTGATTCCGCTCTCCCTCCAGGGGGGCGAGATGTGGCGGCCCATGGCCAACACCCTGATCTTCGGCCTCTCCTTCGCCACCTTCCTGACCCTCGGCCTCGCGCCCGTGCTCTACTCCATCTTCTTCAAGGCCGGCTTCAAGGGCTACGAGTACGACCCCGAAATCCTGAACGACGGGGACTAA
- a CDS encoding efflux RND transporter periplasmic adaptor subunit: MKFPLQTIGILCLAALTLATSGCSRDPGPEKEVVRPVVTMTVRSPSEARVRTFSGVAQTAIESNLSFRVSGEILALPAKIGMAVRKGDLVAKLDPTDYELQVKEADAALAQAMASFNQLKADWQRKKSLYDSRTISKSEMDQAEASYRSAAAQVDAARKRRDLAQQQLNYTVLNAPADGSLAQVPVNVHQTVQAGQTIASLSTTGNMEFETAVPERLISSIREGDKAVVRFEAIPDRDFEALAVEVGVEAVQLSTFAVTLRIVDDDPRILPGMIGQAEFSFRIPEGADMIVPPQAVAASPDGGRFVWIVDRKSMTVSRRDVRIGGLSTEGLEVLEGLAPGDELVIRGVHRLEEGRKVRLLEAEG, from the coding sequence ATGAAATTTCCATTGCAGACAATAGGCATCCTGTGTCTGGCCGCGCTGACTCTCGCCACGAGCGGCTGCTCCCGCGATCCGGGGCCGGAAAAGGAAGTGGTCCGCCCCGTGGTGACCATGACTGTCCGCTCCCCGTCCGAAGCGCGGGTGCGAACTTTTTCCGGCGTGGCCCAGACCGCCATCGAATCCAACCTCAGCTTCCGCGTTTCCGGAGAAATCCTCGCCCTGCCCGCCAAGATCGGCATGGCCGTGCGCAAGGGCGACCTCGTCGCCAAGCTCGACCCCACGGATTACGAGCTTCAGGTCAAGGAGGCGGACGCGGCCCTGGCCCAGGCCATGGCTTCCTTCAACCAGCTCAAGGCCGACTGGCAGCGCAAGAAGTCGCTCTACGACTCGCGGACCATCTCCAAAAGCGAGATGGACCAGGCCGAAGCGTCCTACCGCTCGGCAGCTGCCCAGGTGGACGCGGCGCGCAAGCGGCGCGATCTGGCCCAGCAGCAGCTCAACTACACCGTGCTCAACGCCCCGGCGGACGGCTCCCTGGCCCAGGTGCCCGTAAACGTGCACCAGACCGTGCAGGCCGGGCAGACCATCGCCTCGCTCTCGACCACGGGGAACATGGAGTTCGAAACCGCCGTGCCCGAACGGCTGATCTCCTCCATCCGCGAGGGGGACAAGGCCGTGGTCCGCTTCGAAGCCATCCCGGACCGCGATTTCGAGGCCCTGGCCGTGGAGGTGGGCGTGGAGGCCGTGCAGCTCTCCACCTTCGCCGTGACCCTGCGCATCGTGGACGACGATCCGCGCATTCTGCCCGGCATGATCGGACAGGCTGAATTCTCCTTCCGCATTCCCGAAGGCGCGGACATGATCGTGCCGCCCCAGGCCGTGGCCGCCTCGCCCGACGGCGGCCGCTTCGTCTGGATCGTGGACCGCAAGAGCATGACCGTGTCGCGCCGCGACGTGCGCATCGGCGGGCTGAGCACGGAGGGACTGGAGGTGCTGGAGGGGCTTGCGCCCGGCGACGAACTGGTGATCCGCGGGGTGCATCGGCTGGAGGAAGGCCGCAAGGTCCGGCTGCTGGAAGCGGAGGGTTAG
- a CDS encoding EAL and HDOD domain-containing protein — translation MPAAAPPLLGNDSDESVFVARQPIFSADQEVWGYELLFRSSASAQTAQVTDDDLATSQVIADGFTLARPGLHEGQRMLVNFPERLLLEETALALPPDICVVEILETVAPTEAVLDKLRQLKAEGYTIAMDDYAGEPELEPFLDVADILKMDILALGSDPQRIRDALAQIGGRKLRLLAEKVENEEVFRTCAELGFELFQGFFFSRPEIIPGRKVPAGMAAKLGLLKELSDPDFSAERIAQIINTDPSLSYRLFRYVNSAAFGLRSRVESVSHAVNMIGQRPLARWLQAVILADLNPSSRASEVSFLSLQRARFLENLAPAIGLPPQNAFTLGLFSLLDSLLRVSMDEILAQLPLEEEMASALMGICDCRMGFALDLARGYERGDIKGIGSAAQALGLKRSDADRACVEALAWVQDVLAESKH, via the coding sequence ATGCCCGCCGCAGCCCCTCCGCTTCTCGGCAACGACTCCGACGAGAGCGTCTTCGTCGCCCGGCAGCCCATTTTCAGCGCCGATCAGGAGGTCTGGGGCTACGAACTGCTTTTCCGTTCCTCGGCATCGGCCCAGACCGCGCAGGTCACGGACGACGACCTGGCCACCTCGCAGGTCATCGCGGACGGATTCACCCTGGCCCGCCCGGGGCTGCACGAGGGGCAGCGCATGCTCGTCAACTTCCCGGAGCGGCTGCTCCTGGAGGAAACCGCCCTGGCCCTGCCCCCGGACATCTGCGTCGTGGAAATTCTGGAAACGGTCGCGCCGACGGAAGCGGTGCTCGACAAGCTCCGCCAACTCAAGGCCGAAGGCTACACCATCGCCATGGACGACTACGCCGGGGAGCCGGAGCTGGAACCCTTTCTCGACGTGGCCGACATTCTCAAGATGGACATCCTGGCCCTCGGCTCCGACCCGCAGCGCATCCGGGACGCCCTGGCCCAGATCGGCGGACGCAAGCTGCGGCTGCTCGCGGAAAAGGTCGAAAACGAGGAGGTCTTCCGAACCTGCGCGGAACTCGGCTTCGAACTTTTCCAGGGCTTCTTCTTCAGCAGGCCCGAAATCATTCCCGGACGCAAGGTTCCGGCGGGCATGGCCGCCAAGCTCGGTCTGCTCAAGGAGCTGTCCGATCCGGACTTCTCCGCCGAACGCATCGCGCAAATCATCAACACCGACCCGTCCCTGTCCTATCGGCTCTTCCGCTACGTGAACTCCGCGGCCTTCGGGCTGCGTTCGCGGGTGGAATCGGTCAGCCACGCCGTGAACATGATCGGCCAGCGTCCCCTGGCGCGCTGGCTTCAGGCCGTGATCCTCGCGGACCTGAACCCATCCTCGCGGGCCTCGGAGGTCAGCTTCCTTTCGCTCCAGCGCGCCAGGTTTCTGGAAAACCTGGCTCCTGCGATCGGGCTGCCCCCGCAGAACGCCTTCACTCTCGGCCTCTTCTCCCTCTTGGATTCGCTCCTGCGCGTCTCCATGGATGAAATCCTGGCGCAGCTCCCCCTGGAAGAAGAGATGGCCTCGGCTCTGATGGGCATCTGCGATTGCCGCATGGGCTTTGCGCTCGACCTCGCGCGCGGCTACGAGCGCGGAGACATCAAGGGCATCGGCTCGGCGGCCCAGGCCCTGGGACTGAAGCGCTCCGATGCGGACAGGGCCTGCGTCGAGGCCCTGGCCTGGGTGCAGGACGTGCTCGCGGAATCAAAGCATTGA
- a CDS encoding FecR family protein yields the protein MKLLFHRFFPLLILLMVAFPAFASQNPIGEVQTLRGTAVAVDGGQKRMLAAGDKLFRSETVATGAESFLQVMFEDGTVLALDAHTEMVLNDVAYEPGDSENRIFDIDMVAGTCRFVTGQITKHSPDKFKIGSPLGTIGIRGTEGGVSAPADNAGEYGAGLDAAMGAPGSGWNPGPRPGVSQETVAHINGSTRRPMSFTDTFGKTVEIGRGQAVDVSAGTGAGAPRGISAQDRQTFSPADFSTSASVPSAYKPNFSGYSASPGLSGGVIGGGAGDGSAGAVGGGGETGGGAHP from the coding sequence ATGAAACTTCTTTTCCATCGCTTTTTCCCCCTCTTGATACTTCTTATGGTTGCCTTTCCCGCTTTTGCGAGCCAAAACCCCATCGGCGAGGTCCAGACCCTGCGCGGAACCGCCGTTGCCGTCGACGGCGGACAAAAGCGCATGCTCGCCGCCGGGGACAAGCTCTTCCGCAGCGAGACCGTGGCCACCGGGGCCGAAAGCTTCCTCCAGGTCATGTTCGAGGACGGAACCGTGCTGGCTCTGGACGCCCACACCGAAATGGTCCTCAACGACGTGGCCTACGAACCGGGCGACAGCGAGAACCGCATTTTCGACATCGACATGGTGGCGGGCACCTGCCGCTTCGTCACGGGACAGATCACCAAGCACAGCCCGGACAAGTTCAAGATCGGCAGCCCCCTGGGCACCATCGGCATCCGAGGCACCGAAGGCGGCGTGAGCGCTCCCGCGGACAACGCCGGTGAATACGGCGCGGGCCTGGACGCTGCCATGGGCGCGCCCGGCTCCGGCTGGAATCCCGGTCCCCGGCCCGGCGTATCCCAGGAAACCGTGGCCCACATCAACGGCTCCACCCGCAGGCCCATGTCCTTCACGGACACCTTCGGCAAGACCGTGGAAATCGGACGCGGACAGGCCGTGGACGTGAGCGCGGGCACGGGCGCGGGCGCGCCGCGCGGCATCAGCGCCCAGGACCGCCAGACCTTCAGCCCGGCTGATTTCAGCACCTCGGCCAGCGTTCCCTCGGCCTACAAGCCCAACTTCAGCGGCTACAGCGCTTCTCCCGGCCTTTCCGGCGGTGTCATCGGCGGCGGCGCCGGAGACGGCTCCGCAGGCGCTGTCGGCGGCGGCGGCGAAACCGGTGGCGGGGCCCATCCCTGA
- the hcp gene encoding hydroxylamine reductase codes for MFCYQCEQTAKGKGCDKMGVCGKTPEVAALQDLLIHAMKGLSIAADLARKNGIVDDGVNRFSAEAVFSTLTNVNFDPARFAPMIRRAVVLRDELKGKLKAKGVQVPAGDEIDFEPAVGHDALVAQGESVGIAGDPEPNEDIKSLKQTVIYGIKGLCAYADHARILGQWDDAVYEYVHRALAATTTRDKDLGFWVEMALECGRVNVRAMELLDAGNTGTYGHPVPTPVPLGPKAGKAILVSGHDLKDLATLLRQTEGKGINVYTHGEMLPCHGYPELKKHSHFHGHYGTAWQNQQKEFALFPGAILMTTNCIQKPGAYQDNIFTTGLVGWPGVVHVGNEDFTPVIEKALEMDGFPADEDKGSVLVGFGRNAVLGVADKVIDAVKAGAIRHFFLVGGCDGAKPGRNYYTEFVEKAPKDTVVLTLACGKFRFFDKQLGDIGGIPRLLDVGQCNDAYSAVKIALALADAFECGVNDLPLSLVLSWYEQKAVVILLSLLALGIKDIRLGPTLPAFLSPNVLGYLVENYDIKPISTPDEDLKAILG; via the coding sequence ATGTTTTGTTATCAGTGCGAACAAACGGCCAAAGGCAAGGGTTGCGACAAGATGGGCGTCTGCGGCAAGACCCCCGAAGTCGCCGCGCTTCAGGATCTGCTCATCCATGCCATGAAGGGACTTTCCATCGCGGCGGACCTGGCCCGCAAGAACGGCATCGTGGACGACGGCGTGAACCGCTTCAGCGCCGAGGCCGTCTTCTCCACCCTGACCAACGTGAATTTCGACCCGGCCCGCTTCGCTCCCATGATCCGGCGCGCCGTGGTCCTGCGCGACGAGCTCAAGGGCAAGCTCAAGGCCAAGGGCGTGCAGGTGCCCGCTGGCGACGAAATCGACTTCGAGCCCGCCGTGGGCCACGACGCCCTGGTGGCCCAGGGCGAATCCGTGGGCATCGCCGGCGACCCGGAGCCGAACGAGGACATCAAGTCCCTGAAGCAGACCGTGATCTACGGCATCAAGGGCCTCTGCGCCTACGCCGACCATGCCCGCATCCTCGGCCAGTGGGATGACGCAGTCTATGAATACGTGCACCGCGCCCTGGCCGCCACCACCACCCGCGACAAGGATCTCGGATTCTGGGTCGAGATGGCCCTGGAATGCGGCCGGGTCAACGTCCGGGCCATGGAACTGCTCGACGCGGGCAACACCGGCACCTACGGCCACCCCGTGCCCACCCCCGTGCCGCTCGGTCCCAAGGCGGGCAAGGCCATCCTCGTTTCCGGCCATGACCTCAAGGATCTGGCCACGCTGCTGCGCCAGACCGAGGGCAAGGGCATCAACGTCTACACCCACGGCGAGATGCTCCCCTGCCACGGCTACCCGGAGCTGAAGAAGCATTCCCACTTCCACGGCCACTACGGCACGGCCTGGCAGAACCAGCAGAAGGAGTTCGCCCTGTTCCCCGGCGCGATCCTGATGACCACGAACTGCATCCAGAAGCCAGGCGCGTACCAGGACAACATCTTCACCACCGGGCTGGTGGGCTGGCCCGGCGTGGTCCACGTGGGCAACGAGGACTTCACCCCGGTCATCGAGAAGGCTCTGGAAATGGACGGCTTCCCCGCGGACGAGGACAAGGGTTCCGTGCTCGTGGGCTTCGGCCGGAACGCCGTGCTCGGCGTGGCCGACAAGGTCATCGACGCGGTCAAGGCCGGGGCCATCCGCCACTTCTTCCTCGTGGGCGGCTGCGACGGCGCCAAGCCCGGCCGCAACTACTACACCGAGTTCGTGGAAAAGGCCCCCAAGGACACCGTGGTCCTGACCCTGGCCTGCGGCAAGTTCCGCTTCTTCGACAAGCAGCTCGGCGACATCGGCGGCATTCCCCGCCTGCTGGACGTGGGGCAGTGCAACGATGCCTACTCCGCCGTGAAGATCGCCCTGGCCCTGGCCGACGCCTTCGAGTGCGGCGTCAACGACCTGCCGCTCTCCCTGGTGCTCTCCTGGTACGAGCAGAAGGCCGTGGTCATCCTGCTTTCCCTGCTGGCCCTGGGCATCAAGGACATCCGCCTCGGACCGACCCTGCCCGCGTTCCTTTCGCCGAACGTGCTCGGCTACCTCGTGGAAAACTACGACATCAAACCGATTTCCACGCCGGACGAGGATCTCAAGGCCATTCTCGGATAG